The genomic interval TACTCCTAGCTACTCAGGACGGTTCTTTTAACCGCAGATTTTACCTGACGACAAAGGATTTGGCGCATATTCCGCATGTTGGCGGGCAAATCTAACTGGATGGCTTGCTGAATGAACATGGAGGGAACAGGAATCAACGGTGTTGCCTGGACGGTATAGGTTAAAAGTGTTCCGCCACCATAGTCTTGCAGCTTCAGGTCAGCAGAGAAGTCAGAAAAGCTACCAGACTCCATATGAAATTGAATGCGCTGGTAGGCAGTTTCAACCACATTAAGGTAGGCATCGACCTGAACACTCAGCACCAGAAAGCTTTTCTTGGCGACCTGATAGAGGCGCTTGCGGATGTCTAAGCTCTGGTTGCCTTCTCGGGCTTCACTGCGGTGCACGATCTCACTTCGTGCCAGGTCGGGGAAGTACTGCACCCAGCGGGGATAGTCGGTTAATTGTACCCAGGCGATCGCCCGTTCCAGGGGGAGATACATCTGAGCAGTCACCGAAGCCCCCCAGGCAGTATGGGAACGGGTCGTAAGCGCGATCTCGCCATTGAGAAGGGAAGCCATCTGGCGATCGCTACAAATCGGCGGGCATGATGCAGCACGGACAGAATTAGGGGAAGTTACGGTCATTAGCTTGAATAGCTCCTGATTAGGTAGAGACGAAAAAATTCGCTCTTATTCAGACGTTAACCTCATATTCATTAAAAAGTATTACGTGGTGCTGTAAAGATTTAGATAAAATTTTCGAGAGTGAACGCTCACTAACCCGTAAAAAGTAGAAGGCAGAGGGCTAAAGCCCTGAGGACAACTATAAAGGGAAAGGAATTGGGAGATGGAGAATTTAGTCCGATAAGATTGGTAGAAAGGATTCTGGCAATTTGGGTAGTAGACAGGGGGATGGGTCACGATGGCAAGGTCACTTAAACCGACGACTTCAGCATTTCTGATAGTAGTGATAATGACCGCATTTGTCTGGATCTTGCGAGGAATTGGACTTTTAACCTTTATTCCAGGTTGGGTACTTTGGGCGCTAATTTTGCTGTGTGTATTGACGGCTGTCATTAGCGCGGTTCGTTAAATGTTGACGCTTGCCGCGATCGCCCTTGGCAGCAACCTGGGGGATTCTTTCACCACCCTGGAATCTGCCCTGCAAGTGCTTTCCCAAATGCCTGGGATAGAGCTGGTCGCTCGATCACACTGGTATCAAACCAAAGCGATCGGTCCTCCCCAACCGGATTACTTAAATGGGGCTGCGGTACTCCAGGTCTCACACATACCTCCGGATCTCCTGAATGCACTGCTGGAAACTGAAGCAAAATTTGGGCGGGTTCGCCGGGAGCGCTGGGGACCGAGGGTTCTGGATCTTGATTTATTGCTATTTGATGGGTTGATCCTGGATCTTCCTGGATTGCAAATCCCCCATCCCCGGATGACCAATCGGGCGTTTGTGCTGGTTCCGCTGGCAGAAATTGCTCCCCATTGGGTAGAACCGATTTCGGGAAAGACGATCGCAGACCTCGTGCAAACGGTAGACTGTTCAGAAGTCAGAAGAGTTTTGAGTTCTGAGTTTTAAGGTCTAAGTTACGAAAAATTCAAAGCTCAAAACTAAATATTCAAGAATTTAAAACTTTTACTATGCCTTTTGGTGGAGAACCCCCTCAACTTTTGAAACAACGCCTGCTTTATCAGGGGCGCAGATTTTCGTTTGAATCCAGTCGTTTACGGTTACCAAACGAGCAGGAGGGCGAATGGGAATGTATTCGCCATCCAGGTGGGGCACTTGCGGTTCCCGTCACCCCTGAAGGCAAACTGATATTGCTGCGACAGTATCGCTTTACCGTTCAAGGAAGATTACTGGAGTTTCCCGCAGGAACAGTGGAACCCAGTGAAGGACCAGAAGAAACGATCAAGCGGGAAATTGAAGAAGAAACTGGCTACCGTGCCCATCGTTGGCGCAAACTGGGTGAATACTTTATGGCTCCCGGTTACTCCGACGAAATTATCTACGCCTATCTGGCAGAAGACCTGGAATTATTGGAAAATCCTCCCGGTCAGGATATTGACGAAGACATTGAAACCACCCTGATGACCGTTGAGGAAGTTGATCGGGCAATCCATTCAGGGGATCTCGCCGATGCGAAGTCAATTTCTGCCTTTATGCTGGCGCGTCCTTTTTTGAAGTAGTTGCTGGTTGTTAGTGATGGCTTCGTAAATGTTTAAACCTAATCCCTAAATCAGGGACTCGCTGAGAAATAAGACCCCGCTTTCATCCACCCATCCACCCACCCATCCACCCCCTTCAACCTGGGATTTTATTCTGTACGCTCATCCCTACCAGCGACTAAAAACCTATTAAGCATGCAAATCAGTAGCGCATTATGTCTGATCTAGTTCTATTTTGGCATCGGCGGGATTTGCGAATCTCGGACAATATCGGATTGGCAGAGGCACGGCGTCGCAGCCAAAAGGTTGTGGGGGTATTTTGCTTAGATCCCAATATTTTGAGCCGGGATGATGTGGCACCTGCCAGAGTAACCTATCTGATTGGCAATTTGCAGGAATTGCAGCAGCGCTACAGGGCAGCAGGCAGTCAACTGTTAGTGCTGAAGACAGAGCCAAACCGAGGGATTCCAGCGCTGGCAGAAGCATTGAACGCTACAGCAGTGTTTTGGAATCAGGATGTGGAGCCTTATTCACGGGAGCGAGATCGCACGGTTGCCGCAGCCTTACGCGAAAAAGGAGTGGAGGTTTGCCATTTCTGGGATCAACTATTGCATGCCCCCAAAGACATTACTACTGGGGCAGGGCAACCCTACACGGTCTACACCCCCTTCTGGCGTAACTGGAGTCGCAAGCCAAAAGCAGATCCCTACGAAACCCTGCAAGGAGCAGTAGGCTTGACAGACCCGGAACAAAAGATCGCGCAGCAAGCAAGTGCAATTGAACTCCCGACGGCAAAAGACCTGGGATTTGTCTGGCATGAGGATTTGTTTGTTGCGCCTGGGGAAAAAACAGCCCAAGAATTGCTGGAAGCATTTTGCGATCGTGCCATCAGCGAATATGGCGAACAGCGAAACTTCCCCGCAACCCCCGGCACCTCCCACCTTAGTGCCCCCCTTAAGTTTGGGGTGATTGGTATTCGTACCGTTTGGGCAGCGACTCTTGCCGCCCTGGAAAACACCCGCAGCGACGAAGCCCGGGATGGAATCCAAACCTGGCAACAGGAACTCGCATGGAGGGAGTTTTACCAACATGTCATGTATTTCTTCCCGGAACTGGCAGACGGCCCCTACCGGGAACCCTTCAAAGCCTTTCCCTGGGACAACCAGCCAGAACATTTCCAAGCATGGTGTGAGGGCAGAACAGGTTATCCGATTGTCGATGCAGCGATGCGTCAACTGAATGAAATTGGTTGGATGCATAATCGTTGTCGCATGATTGTTGCCAGTTTTTTGACCAAAGATCTGTTGATTGATTGGCGCTGGGGCGAAAAATACTTCATGCAGAATTTGATCGATGGGGATCTTTCGGCGAATAATGGCGGCTGGCAATGGAGTGCCTCTAGCGGCATGGACCCCAAACCCCTACGAATTTTTAATCCCGCCAGTCAAGCAAAAAAATTTGACCCGGATGCAGAATACATTCGTAAGTGGCTGCCAGAATTACGAAATATAGAAACGGCAGATCTGATCAGCGGCAATATTGCAGTCGAGGAGCGCGATCGCTGCGGCTACCCAACCCCCATCGTTGACCACAACCAGCAGCAGAAGCGGTTCAAAGAACGGTTTCAGCAGCAGAAAGGAAAGAAGACAAAAGAATAAAGCTAAAGAATAAAGGATCGGGGGGATAAAAGAAGGGAAGGGGATGAAGGGAAGATATCACTTTTACTCCACTCAACAGGGTGATCCCAGTTTGCCCGTGGTGTTGTTTCTGCACGGCTTCATGGGCAGCGGACAGGATTTTGCTCCGGTCATTGCCCACCTGTCCAATGAGTTTTGCTGCTTAACAATTGATCTACCAGGGCATGGCAAGACAGTGGTTGAGGGTGAGGACAGGGACTATACAATGTCCGGTACTGCAATTGCTCTGGTTGATTGGCTAGACCAACACGCGATTTCCCAATGTTTTCTAGTGGGATATTCCATGGGAGGAAGACTGGCGTTATACCTGGCACTCCATTTCGTTCAGAGATTTCCCAGGGTTGTGTTAGAGTCAGCGTCTCCCGGATTGAAAACAGAGCAAGAACGACAGCAACGGCTACAGCACGATCGCCTACTGGCAAAACGCCTGGAGTCTAATTTTCCAGCATTTCTACACCACTGGTACCAACAACCGCTGTTTCAGTCCTTGCAACAACATCCAGAATTTAAGCAAATGGTCGAGCGTCGATCGCAAAACCGTCCCCATGAACTGGCAAAATCTTTGAACAATTTAGGTACAGGACAGCAACCCTCCCTGTGGAAACTGTTAGAGCAGCACACGGAACCCCTGCTGTTACTAGTGGGAGCGGACGATCGCAAATTTTGCACGATTAATCAGGAAATGGCTAGCCGTTGCCCCACTGCCCAACTAGAAATTGTTCCTGAATCGGGTCATGCCATTCACCTGGAATGTCCTGATAAATTTGTATCGTTTGCAAGCCAATTTTTGAGGAAGGAAGACACACATCCTCCTGTCTCTCCCTAATCTCCTATCAACTGCTACCTGATTAAAGGAACTTTTTCAACCCATCCACGATCTAATAATCATTCAATCCCTTGCACCCAGACTTGAACAAGGGGTTGAATTTCGCTTCACAAAACTGACTTGACTAGAAGTTTCACTCTTACACCGACATCACGTGGGTGATCCAACCATGATAGACCTTCATCGCTGGCAGACCGGACCTGCACTCGTTATTTCCTTGGGTATCGTATCCAGTGCGATCGTCCCCTTCACACTTCCTCTACCCGCTACTGCAACATCCCCTCCTGACACCCTCGCCCAACTGTTTCCCCAACCCGGAACCTCCCGCCAGGTGACGATTCCGGCAGGCACCCGGATTCCTGTTCGCTACGACGAGGCAAAAAAGATTGTTGTCCTGCCCACAGAAACCAACCCCCTAACGCTGACGGTTGCTAGAAATGTGCGAAATACCTATGGCACCTTACTGATTCCCGCAGGTAGCCAGGTGAAAGGCGAGCTCAGACCGGCAGATGGAGGTTCCCAGTTTCATGCTCAGGAGTTGCTCCTGCCTGATGGCACTAACCTCCCGATCGATGCCACGTCTGACGTTGTGACCAAAACTCAAGAGGTTCGCAAGGGTGGCAGCACCCAAATCCTGACTGGTACCGCGAT from Kovacikia minuta CCNUW1 carries:
- a CDS encoding SRPBCC family protein, translating into MTVTSPNSVRAASCPPICSDRQMASLLNGEIALTTRSHTAWGASVTAQMYLPLERAIAWVQLTDYPRWVQYFPDLARSEIVHRSEAREGNQSLDIRKRLYQVAKKSFLVLSVQVDAYLNVVETAYQRIQFHMESGSFSDFSADLKLQDYGGGTLLTYTVQATPLIPVPSMFIQQAIQLDLPANMRNMRQILCRQVKSAVKRTVLSS
- the folK gene encoding 2-amino-4-hydroxy-6-hydroxymethyldihydropteridine diphosphokinase, which encodes MLTLAAIALGSNLGDSFTTLESALQVLSQMPGIELVARSHWYQTKAIGPPQPDYLNGAAVLQVSHIPPDLLNALLETEAKFGRVRRERWGPRVLDLDLLLFDGLILDLPGLQIPHPRMTNRAFVLVPLAEIAPHWVEPISGKTIADLVQTVDCSEVRRVLSSEF
- a CDS encoding NUDIX hydrolase; protein product: MPFGGEPPQLLKQRLLYQGRRFSFESSRLRLPNEQEGEWECIRHPGGALAVPVTPEGKLILLRQYRFTVQGRLLEFPAGTVEPSEGPEETIKREIEEETGYRAHRWRKLGEYFMAPGYSDEIIYAYLAEDLELLENPPGQDIDEDIETTLMTVEEVDRAIHSGDLADAKSISAFMLARPFLK
- a CDS encoding FAD-binding domain-containing protein, whose amino-acid sequence is MSDLVLFWHRRDLRISDNIGLAEARRRSQKVVGVFCLDPNILSRDDVAPARVTYLIGNLQELQQRYRAAGSQLLVLKTEPNRGIPALAEALNATAVFWNQDVEPYSRERDRTVAAALREKGVEVCHFWDQLLHAPKDITTGAGQPYTVYTPFWRNWSRKPKADPYETLQGAVGLTDPEQKIAQQASAIELPTAKDLGFVWHEDLFVAPGEKTAQELLEAFCDRAISEYGEQRNFPATPGTSHLSAPLKFGVIGIRTVWAATLAALENTRSDEARDGIQTWQQELAWREFYQHVMYFFPELADGPYREPFKAFPWDNQPEHFQAWCEGRTGYPIVDAAMRQLNEIGWMHNRCRMIVASFLTKDLLIDWRWGEKYFMQNLIDGDLSANNGGWQWSASSGMDPKPLRIFNPASQAKKFDPDAEYIRKWLPELRNIETADLISGNIAVEERDRCGYPTPIVDHNQQQKRFKERFQQQKGKKTKE
- the menH gene encoding 2-succinyl-6-hydroxy-2,4-cyclohexadiene-1-carboxylate synthase is translated as MKGRYHFYSTQQGDPSLPVVLFLHGFMGSGQDFAPVIAHLSNEFCCLTIDLPGHGKTVVEGEDRDYTMSGTAIALVDWLDQHAISQCFLVGYSMGGRLALYLALHFVQRFPRVVLESASPGLKTEQERQQRLQHDRLLAKRLESNFPAFLHHWYQQPLFQSLQQHPEFKQMVERRSQNRPHELAKSLNNLGTGQQPSLWKLLEQHTEPLLLLVGADDRKFCTINQEMASRCPTAQLEIVPESGHAIHLECPDKFVSFASQFLRKEDTHPPVSP